One candidate division WOR-3 bacterium genomic window, CGTCCTACAGTGGCTGTTACAATGGGTTGCGACACCGCAAGGTGGAGCCAATCCTGAAAAGCAGCCATGGTTCGGATTGCAGGCTGCAACTCGCCTGCATGAAGATGGAATCGCTAGTAATCGCAGATCAGCATGCTGCGGTGAATACGTTCCCGGGTCTTGTACACACCGCCCGTCACGCCATGGGAGCCGGTAATACCTGAAGTCTCCGTTTTATCGGGGCCCAAGGTAGGACCGGTGACTGGGGCGAAGTCGTAACAAGGTAGCCGTACGGGAACGTGCGGCTGGATCACCTCCTTTCTACGAGTTTCGCGCAACCCGAGCACGCTTTAAGTGTTACATCCGCAAACTGTGAGAAAGAAACGAAGGCGTTGGGGTGACGCCTTCTTTTTTTGTCAATAGGAGCAGTTGGCGGGGCGAATGGTATTTTAATTTCTGATGAACAACAAAAAGTGCCGTTCGATTTCAGAAAAGGGAAGGGTTATTATTGCCGGATTTTTCAGTTGAAGGTTGTAACGGTTGATGACTTTTTTCTTTTTTTCTATCTCAGCCTGCCAGTTCCCGGTTTTGTAGAGGACAATTGCGCCGCCCGGTTTTAGGTGCGGGGCGGCGTAGTGAAGCGTCTTTTCCAGTGGTGCGGTGAGGCGGCTGAGAATTACATCGCAGTTGAGCGGCGGCACCGTTTCTGCCCGTTCGCAGTAGATTGAGCAGTTTTTCAGATTGAGTTCTTTTACCGCTATTTCAAGGAACCGGCACTTTTTTTTGATTGACTCAATGAGGATGAATGCGGTGTCGGGTCGGATTAGCGCCAGGGGTATTCCAGGAAAACCGGCACCACTACCCAAATCACAGCAGCGGGCATTTTGCGGGATAAAGGAGTGGGCAGCGAGGGAGTCGATGATGTGGTAGGTGAAAATCCGGTGGGTGTCCTGGCGCGAGACGAGGTTGATTTTCTGGTTGTACTCTCTGATGAGTTGGGCGTAGCGGCAGAGTTGACCGTAGGTTTCCGGAGTTATATTTAAGCCGATAGTTTGGGCGGCACGGGCAAATTCGGTAAATTCCGGGTCGTGCCCTACTGGCACGGGTCGTTCTCAGGCTGGTCTTTGATGTAGATGTCGGTGTCGAGGAAGTCGTTGAAGTCGGTCCAGCGCACCCCTTTGTTTTTCTCCATCGCGGCGCGGAAGATGGCGAGGCGGGAGTCGAGGTAGTCAAGGAAGAATACGATGAACGCCTCGGGAAATTTGGGCGTTTTGGGCGAGCCGTACTCGTTTTCGCCGTGGTGGGCTAATATCATATGCAGGACCATCTGGCGCAGTTCTTCGGGGAATTCGGGGATGGAGTTGATTTTTTCTAAGACCATCTGGTAGCCGAGCACAATGTGACCCAAAAGTTTGCCTTCATCGGTGTGTTCAATTACCAGGTCGTAGGAGTATTCGCGGATTTTGCCGACATCGTGGAGGATGGCGCCGGTGCGGATGAGGTCTTTGTCCAGTTCTGGATAGGTGGCACAGAGCGCATCAATCTGCCGGCACATCAAGACAGTGTGCTCTAAGAGGCCACCGAGGTAGGCGTGATGGACACGCACCGCCGCCGGTGCGAGGGTAAACTGTTCGGTGAATTTCGGGTCGTCGAAGAAGGCGTTGAGGAGTTTACGCAGAAACGGGTTTTGGATGGCGTTGATCTGGGTTTTCAGTTCTTTTAGGAGTTCGGTGCGGTTGAACCGGGTGACGGCGATGAAGTCGCCCCGTGACACCTGGCTCGGGTCAACAGGAAACAAGCCGGTCACGGTAACCTGAACCCTGCCCTGGTAGTCGGCGGCTTTACCCTGGATATGGCAGAAGCCGCCCGTGCCGATGTAGGTCAAGCCGTCTTCGATGTTGTCCCACATTATCGCCGAAAGGGCACCGGTGCGGTCGCGCAGTTCAAAGGTGATGAATCTGCCCCCATCGCGGCGGTCTTTGATGTCGAGCCGGGCGCAGAAGAACACATCGTTGACCAGCGTACCGGGCTTTAAATCTTTGACAAACTGGCGTTTCATTGTCCCGGAATTTATAAGGTGAAGCCGAAGGAGATGCGGTGCGCGGCGCCGAGCACGACCATCGGCACAAAGGTGTAGTCCAGTTGGTAGCGGTTGTAGCGGATGCCGATGCCGGCGGCAAATCCGGCAAGAGGGTCGGCACCAGAACCTGACATCAAATCTGAGCCCAAAGAGTTGTAACCGGCACGCAGGGCAAGAAACTGGTTGACCCAGCCTTCGATACCGGCACGGATGTTGAAACGGTTGCCCTGGGGTTTGCTTAAATTGAGATTGAGGTTGAGACCAGGTGTTGGCTCGTAGCAGGCGCCCAGGCTGAATTCCAGCGGCATCGGGTCGCGCGTGCCAAAGGGTTTTATCTGGACACCGAGATTTCGGGCGCTGAAACCGAGCCGCAGCCCGGTGACCGGTGGTTCGTAAGTTGCACCGAGGTTGCCAACGAGACCAACCGAGAAGAAGGTGTCAATCGTGCCGTAGAGACCGGCAATACCGATACCGATTAAAAGGCCACCGGTGGGCTGGTAGGAACCGCTGAGGTTGAGCGATGTGAAGGAGGCGCCAAATGTCCCCAGTTCTTCGCCCTGTTCGTTGGTCTTCTTCATCGTGCCGGCGTTGAGGTAGAAGATGCCGACACCAACACCTTTGGTGTTGTCGAGCGGCTGGGTGTAGGCGGCAGAGCCAAGATGGATGCCGGCCGGGTAGTTGATGTAGGTAAATTGGGCACCGGTAAGGGCGCCGGTGGCTGCCGGGTTGTAATAGAAACCAAAGGCGCCATCAGGTTTTGCGGTAGTGGCACCGGCAAGCGCCGCCTCGCGGGCGGTGGGTGTAATGTGCAGAAAGTCAAAGCCGGTGGTGCCGGCGCCGGGGTCAATGGCGATAAGGGTCAGGGCAAGGACGATTGCGGTCATAAGTTTATTAAAGAGGAAATATTGTTTATTGTCAAGTTAAACACCGGGGCAAAGAGTCAAAGGCGTGCGGTGATTTCTTGACACAAGTTTATAAGATTGGTAAAGTTAGTATATTGTTTTAAAAAATTTAACCTCAAGGAGGACATATGGCGTTAATAGATGAAGTGAAGGCGATTATCGCTGAAAAACTGCCCGATGCCGCGGGAAAGTTGACCCCGGACGCCCGTTTTCAGGAGGATTTGGGCGCTGATTCGCTCGATATCGTGGAACTGGTCCTGGCGTTTGAGGATAAGTTCGGGATTAAGATTCCGGATGAGGACTCGCAGCAGTTGACCACCGTGGGCAAGGCGGTTGAGTATTTAGAGCGCAAACTGGCAGAAAAGAAAGCCGCTGCCGAGTGATTTGCGGTTAACGCGGTGGGTTGAGCTATGACTGAAAAACGGCGCCGGGTTGTGGTAACCGGTCTTGGTATCGTTTCACCTTTGGGTCCTGATGTGCCAACCTACTGGCAGAATCTGCTTGCCGGCGAGAACGGCATTAGCCGAATAACCGCATTTGACCCCTCAGATTTGACGGTGCAGATTGCTGCCGAGGTGAAAGGGTTTGACCCGAAGGCGCGGCTCGATGCGAAGTTGGTGAAACGTGCGGACCGATTTACCCAGTTTGCCCTGTGGGCGGCAGTTGAGGCGGTGGCAGATGCCCGCCTGGAGTTTGATAAGGAGGATAAGGACCGGGTCGGGGTTGTGGTTGGTTCTGGAATGGGTGGAATCGCCACCTGGGAGGAGCAGCATTCGGTCTTTTTGAGTCGGGGTCCGCGGCCGGTTTCGCCGCTTTTAATCCCGATGATGATTCCGGATATGGCATCGGGACAGATAGCGATTTTGTACGGGTTGCGGGGCCCGAACTACTGCTCGGTTTCAGCGTGCGCTTCCGGGGCGCATGCGACCGGGGTGGCTTTGCGCCATATTCAGCAGGGTGATGCCGATGTGATGATTACCGGTGGGGTTGAGGCGCCAATCACGAAGTTTACCGTTGCGGCATTTGCCAATATGGGTGCGCTGTCCAAGCGTAATGACGCACCGGAGCGGGCATCAAGACCTTTTGACCGGGACCGGGACGGGTTTGTGGTTGCCGAAGGTGGCGGTATTTACATCCTTGAGGAGCTGGAGCATGCCCGACGCCGCGGGGCGAAGATTTACTGTGAGGTTGTTGGCTATGGTGCAACCGCGGACGGTTACCACATAACCGCGCCCGACCCCGAGGCAAAGGGAGCGGCGCTGGCGATGCGCCGGGCGCTGGAGGATGCGGGGCTTAAGCCGGAGGATATTGATTACATCAACGCCCATGGCACATCAACGCCGTTGAACGATGCGGCAGAGGTGAAGGCGATAAAGGATGTTTTTGGCGAGCACGCCCGGCGCTTGGTGGTCAACTCGACCAAGTCGATGATTGGTCATGGGTTAGGTGCCGCGGGTGCGATGGAGTTTGTGGCGACGGTGCTTTCGGTTAAAGAGGGCAAGGTGCACCAGACGAGAAACTTTGAACAGCCGGACGAAGGTGTGGAACTGGATTTTGTGCCCAAAGCGCCCCGGGAATTAAAAATCCGGGCGGCAATTTCCAATTCGTTCGGGTTTGGTGGCCACAACTGCTGTTTGTGCGTGAAACGGTTTGAGGAGGGTGTTGCTTAGTGAACCTGATGCTATTTTCCCAACGGACAATTTTTGAGATAAAAGGAGTGGCACGATGAAGATTGTATGTTGCATTAAACAGGTTCCTTCAACCGAAACCAAGGTGCGGATTAACCCCCAAACCGGTTTTGTCGACACCAATGAGGTTGAGTGGGTGATTAATCCGTACGACGAGTATGCGCTGGAGATGGCGTTAAGGATTAAGGAGAAGTTGGGTGCCGGTTCGGTGACCGCGGTCAGCCTTGGTCCAGAGCGGGTGAAGATGGCGCTGCGTACCGCACTGGCGATGGGTGTTGATGATGCGGTCCAGGTTTCGGACCCGGCTTTTGAAGGGCTTGATGGGCTGGGTATTGGCCAGGTGCTTGCCAGCGCCGTGGCACGGATTGGGTTCAATCTGATTTTGTGCGGGAAACAGGCGATAGACGACGATATGGCGTGGGTGCCGCAGGCGGTTGCCCATTTTCTTAATGTGCCCCATGTGGCGGTTGTTCCTGATGTGGAGATTGCCAATGCCGAGGCACAGGAAATCGTTGCCCATCGTGAGGTGGAAGGGGCAACCGAGATTGTCCAGGTGCGCCTGCCCTGTTTGTTGACGATTCAGAAGGGTAAGTATCAACCCCGTTATCCAACTTTGAAGTTGATGATGGCGGCGAAGAAGAAGGAAATCCCGGTCTGGGGCGCAAACGATTTGGGGCTGGACCCGGCAAAACTGTCGCGCCGGATTGTCCAGTTAGGACACAGTTTACCACCGGAGCGCAAGGCAGGACGGGTGCTGGAAGGAGAGTTGAATCAGGTGGTGCCGGAACTGGTGCGGCTACTGCGCGAGGAGGCAAAGGTCATCTGATGTTTGACCGGCAACTGGTTTTACCCCGGCTTGTCGTCGGTATCGGCGGCAATATGGGCTCGGGTAAATCAACCGTTGCCGAGGAGTTGCGGCGCTATGGCGCGCGGGTGATTGACGCCGACCAGATTGCCCGCAACCTCCTGCGCAAGGGCAGCGCCGAGTACAAGAAGGTGGTCGCCGCTTTTGGCAAGGATATTCTGGACAAAAAGGGGCAGATTGACCGCAGGGCGCTGGGACGCCGGGCGTTCAGTTCCAAGACCAGTTTGAAAAAGTTGAATGCGATTATGCATCCGCCAATCATCAAACGGATTGAGGACGAGATAGCAAAAACGAAAAGCGGGCTCTTGGTGGTGGATGCGGCGCTCTTATTTTCCTGCGGGCTTGACAAACAGGTTGATGTGTCGATTCTCGTCACGGCACCGGACACGCTGCGGCTGAAGCGGATGACGAAACTGGGTTTCAGTGCCGAGGAGGTGGCACAGAGGCTTGAGGTCCAGGGTTCGGACCGGAAGTACTGGTCAAAAGCCGATTTTGTCCTGGAAAACAAGGGGTCAATCGCCGAGTTGAAGCGCAAGGTGCGGGCGCTCTGGAACTTCTTTTACAGCAGTCGGGTCGAAGAACTCAGGGCGAGGAAGACGGGTTCGTGAAACTGAATCAGGTACCGCTGCGCGAACTGGAGTGCGCGGGCGGTGTGGTCAGGGCGTCAACTCCGAACATCCTGGAATACAAGGAGGTTGCGGATTTGGCACAGGACTTCTTGCAAGTTTATCAGGAGTTGATAAACCCGGCGGCAGAAAGGTTGGGACCAAAGGAGCGGGAGGCGAACGCCGAAAGTTATCTCCTTCTGGGCAGGGATGTGGAACTGGGCCGGTTGCATTTCATCTACGACCTTGAGGAGACCCGGCTGGCGTTTGAGGTCGGAGAGCCCGCTGCCAGTAAGGTGTATCGGTTGTTGCGCGAACAGCGGATTGTTGTGCCCGATTTAGGTGCCATCCGGGAGATGATGTCCGGGAATCTTGCCGAGACGGTGGCGGCAATCTTCTGGCAGATTGGGGCAATCAAGGTGAGTCTTGGTGACCTCAGGCCGCTGTTCAAGGTTGATGACAATCGGAACTACAGCCCGATTTACATCGATGTCAAAGGGCTATCCAACTACCCGGCGGTGAACGACTTTGTGTTGAGCGCCAGCGCGCTGCTCGTGAAGAATCTCAATTTTGATGCGATTTGCGGGATTGAAGCCGGCAGTATCGCCATTGCCGCGCTTCTGGCACAGAAACTGGCAAAGCCGATGTTTTTTGCCCGCCGGGAGTTACGCTATCCCGAGGCAAGCCCGTTTGAAGGGGTGAAACGGCACGAGTTGTTCAGAAAAAAGGTGCTTCTGGTGGACGACACCTTAGTTCACGGCTGGACCAAAGCCCGGGTTGTGGAAAAGATTCGGGATTGGGGCGCAAAGGTGGACGCCTGTTTTGTGCTTTTTGACCGCCAGCAGGGTGGTGAAGAGGAGCTGGCACAAACCGGGGTGAAACTTTACTCTCTGACCAATCGGGATGCCGCCCTTTCAGAAAAGATACCCCGGGAGGTAAGTTATCTCACCGATGGCGAGTTTGCCGAGGTCCGGGAGTACTTTCAAGACCCGGCAGCCTGGCATAAACGCCGGGGGCTAATGTTTCACCCGCCAACCGCCTACCGCTGATTAAGAAACAACAGGCGACCGCTAAAAAAAACTTGACAACGGGAATTTTTCTCTTCACAATTTGATTGCGCCGAAGGGAGAAACCGCTTTCGGTGCTGAGGAGTTTTTTAAAAGGAGGTGGAGATGACCTGGCATTACAACTGCCCGAACTGCGGTTATCCGCTTGCGGTGGACTGGTCGCGGCATAAGGATGAGGTTGTGTGTCGGCAGTGTCGCACCCGGCACTATCCGCCGACACCAGACGAAGACCATTTTGCCTATATCTGCGGTCAGAAGTGGCCACCGGAGATGGAGCAGGTGGTGATTGCCCGGCGCGGTACAACCTGTGTTGCCCCGGGCTGTTTTGCACCCTACAACACCCTGACCCTGCGCAAACCAATTTCTCAAGGCGGCAGGATATGCGTGGACAACCTGATACCGGTTTGCTTTAAGCACGCCCGGGAAAAGGGGGAGCGGGATTACGACGAATGGGTACGGGAGTTGCAGGAGATGAGCGGATCAAAACCGGTAATACCACCCGAGCCAACGATACCGGAGACACCACCAGTTGCCGCATCCGAGGAGCCCGAGCCGGTGGTAAGTTATGTGCTGTCAATCGCCCAGGGTTGCAACCTGCGGCTGGAACCGTTGCCGAACAACCGTCCGGTGATAATGGCGCCTTTTATCCGTGGTCCGGTGCGCAGGCTGCTTTTTGATTACGAGTGGCAGGTGCGGGGCGGTGCCGAGTCCGAGGTGATTCTTGTCGCCTGGCCCAGAGGTGAGGAGCCAGATTGGGCTGAAATCAACAGCGATGGATTCGGCGGTGTGATGGCGAAGAAGGAGTTGCAGGTGGAGCGTGATGCCCAGGGTCAGGGCTGCGTGTGGCTGGAGTTGCCACCAGGCCATCCGGGACGGTGGAATGTGGCGGTGATACTGACCGGTAATGGCAATGTGGCGATTACCGAATATGTCCTTGCCGGGACCGATTGACAACCGCTTTGGGCGTTAAGAGTTGAGGATTTCCCGGATGCGGTTGACAATATCGGCATGGGAAACCTCAGTTTGCGCTCCGGATGAGAGGTCTTTGAGCCCGTAAACCCCGCGCTTCATTTCTTCGGCACCAACAACAACACAGAGCCGGGCCTGGGCAAGGTCGGCAAGGTGAAACTGGCGTTTCAGTTTCGGGGTTTCGTAACTGATAAGGGCGGGGATGTTTTCTGCCCGGAGTCGGTCAACTAATTCCCGGGCCGCGGGCAGTTCCTCAGCGCCGGTCCAGACGATAAACACCATTTGCCGGAGCGGAGCGGTTTCTGGTTCTGGCAGGGCAAGGAGGGTGCGTTCCAAGCCAATTGCCAAGCCGATGGCGGGCGTGGGTGGACCGCCAAACTCTTCAATCAGGTAGTCGTATCTGCCACCGCCGCCGAGACTGATTTGCTCTCCCAGCACCGGTGAGACGAATTCAAAGGTTGTCCGGTTGTAGTAGTCAAGGCCCCGGACCAGATGCTCGTTCAGTTCCCAGCGCACCGGGGTATTTTTCAGTCCGCTGAGCACGGCGGCGAAATGTTTTTGGCATTCCGGGCAGAGGTGCTGATGGGGCAGCGGCGCCGCCTCAAGGACCTTCTGACAGTGCGGGTTTTTGCAGTCAAAGGTGCGCAGCGGGTTGTGTTCGAGCCGGCTGGCGCAGTCCGGGCACAGTTCCTCTTGATAAGGGCGCAGGAAGTTGAGCAGTTTTTCCCGGTAGTGCGGTCGGCACAAACGGCAGCCGATGGAGTTGATTAAAACCAGGCAGTCGTTGATGCCGAGCCGGGCGAAGAATTCGGCACCGAGTTGAATCGTCTCGGCATCAACCAGCGGATGGGCTTCGCCCAGCGCCTCGGCACCCAACTGGTAAAATTCCCGATAGCGTCCCTTCTGCGGTCGGCTGTAGCGAAAGCAGGGGGTGATGTAGAACAGCCGGCAGGGCAAACGCAACTGGTTTTCCAGCACGGCGCGCACCACACCCGGCGTCCCTTCGGGTTTCAAGGTCAAACTGCGGCCGGCACGGTCGTTAAAGGTGTACATCTCCTTCTGGACGATGTCCGAAGTGCTGCCCGAAGATTTGATGAACACCTCGGTGTGCTCAAAGGTCGGGGTGACGATTTCCCGGTAGCCGTAAAGGTGTGCCAGACGCCGGAAGGTTTTTTCCGCCCAGAACTTCTTTTCACTCTGCGGCGGCACAAAGTCCTGAGTCCCTTTGGGGCGATTGGATTTGAGCACGGCTATTTCAGACGGGTTGCCAGTTCGTAACAGATGATACCGAGACCCAAACCGATGAGGTTTGAGAGCAGGTCAACCTGATTGAATTCGCGTTTCGTGGGCAGCAGCCGTTGCAGGTATTCAACACCGAAGGCGATGGGCGCGGTGATTAAAATCCCGCTCCAGGGCAAAGCGGCCTGTCCCAGAACACCCATCACAACAAACATCCCGGTGTGGATTGTCTTATCAAGCCCGCGCTGGATAAGCCGGTTGGGTTTGCCGAGCGGTATTGACATCGCGAAGATGGTGACAATCACCCAGATGACAAACAGAACCCGGCTCGCGCTCCGTTTAGCCACGGCGTTCCTCCTCACCGCGGACAATCTCCTTGATCCGCATCAGCCGGGTCAGGTCCTGGCGTTCGGCTTCGGCCAGTTTGAAGTTGATCATCCGGATTGCCTCTTCAATTGAGGGGATTAAAACAAACTCCAGGGCGTTGACCCGGCGCCGGGTCCGTTCCAGTTCGCCGGCAAGGATTTCGAGTGTCTTCTCCTTTTCGGCAAGGATAAAGAGTGCATCCAGGAGGTTGTCAAGGGCTAAAAGCGCCCGGTCCAGTTCCGGTGAGGTTGTGGCAAAACCGTAGCAGCGGAGCGCACCCGTGACCTTCTTGGTGAAGACCGGGACCTCGATGTTCATCATCCGCCGGGTGGCAACGGAAAGTTCAACCCGCCGCGTCGGGACCAGGACCGCTTCGTCCAGAAACTGCGGTTCGTAGGCGGCGCGGGCGAGGGCAAACTGGCCCAGAATCGCGCGCATCGCCTTGCGCACGCGGGTGCGGTGCCGGCGAATTTCGTGAATCAGTTCCAGAAGCCGGCGCATCAACTCCTGCTGTTTGTCTTTCAGCAGTTTGTGACCACGGCGGGCGATGACAAGCCGGCGCCGCAGCCGCATCAGTTCCATCCGGGTGGCGCTTACTGAAAGTCTCATCGGGCAGATTTTAGCCGAGAACCGGGCAAAGTCAAAATTCCGCTAACGAGACGCTGCCGGCCGGTCAAGGCGCAGGACGATAATATCTCTGGTTTGTCGCATGCCATCTATTGCGACAAACACATCGCGGTCAACGCCGATGGCGGCGCTTTGGACATCAAAGCCGGGGTCAATGTGGTGTTCCCAGACGCTGGTGGCGTTGGGCTGGTATTCAAACACAAGAAGTTTGCGGCGCTTGGGCGTGATGAGAATGCCGGAGATAAAAATTGCGCCCTTTTCGGTAATCATTAGACCGCCGGCTTCGGCTTGCGCCGCGGCACCGTATGCGACCTTGCGCACCGCGCCACCGTCCGGCGTGTATTCCAGGACAACACAGCGGGTGGAATCATCGGTGCGGGCGGTGCCGAGACCGACGATGTTGCCAAACCGGTCAACACCAACCGCTGCGGGTAGGTCATTACCGCCCGAGTCGTAGCGCCGGGTCCAGAGGGTATCGCCGTTCGGTTTCGTGTGCATCAAGAGCATGTCCTGTCCGGAACAGGAGGCAACCCGGCAGAGCACGGTCAGATTGCCATCCGGGTGCACGGCAAGCGCCACGGCATCCGCACCCTGGTCAAACTGGTAGTTGCGCGTCCAGACCGTTTTGCCGGCGGGATTGAGCAGGGCGAGATAAACCTCCTGCCCCGATGCGCTTTGCACACCACCACAGAAGACAATGTTAGAGTCAAGGGCAGCGAGACCGTTTGCCCAGCAGGCGTTACCGCTGAAAATCCCCTTTTTCCAGATGGTTTTTCCCTCCGGTGTGACCTTGACAATCAGGGCAAAGGTGGTGTCGTAAAACCGGGCATAGCCGGCAAGCAACAGATTACCGGCGGAATCCAGGGCGGCGCTGCGGCAGATATTGACACTGCCTTCGGCAAACGGCTGGCGCCGGACAAAATTGCCCTTGCGGTCCAGAATCTGCACAAACCAGACCGTCCTGCCCTGTTGTTGATTACCCTGGGTGCCGGCGACGATAACCTCATCACCGCGGGTCAAAACCGCAGCGAGCTGGTCATCGGTACCGGTATCAAGCACCTTCTTCCAGGTTACGGTGGGTTTACCACACCGCCCAAAAAAGGGCAAAAAGGAGCAGATTAAGAGGGTGATAGATATCAGTTTTGGTAATGGTGACTCCCGGTCAACTCCGCACCAACTCATCACAGATATAGTTTATCAAAACGGGCGTAAAAGTCAAACCTGCGCGGGTCGGCTTCGGATACAGGACAGTGCAAACGGTACTGGAGACGGTACCGGAAACGGTCCCCCCGTCCATCTCGGAGGCGGTTTCCACCGTTATTGATAAATCGGCAGATTATTGATAAATATAAACTTACAGCAACGGGCGAAAAAAGGGCGGGTTAAACCCCGTTAAGAAAGTGAGAAAACCGGCTCTAAATGGATGAAGATACCGGTCTAAGATAGCGCTGGGACTTGACTTAAAAACAAGATTACTTACATTTTACCCAATGGGCATAATATCTTATGAAGATGAAAAAGAAAATGTCTGACGCAGAGCCGAAGTGGCAGCACCCGGACGGGAGACAACTCGCAGAAGGCGGGGCAAAACTGACCGATAACGGGCAGGGTTCGAGTTAAAAAGTGTAAGGTTAAATAATACAGGATTTCGGGTTGACGCCGGCGATTCAGGGGTTTATAATCTGAAAAATGAGCGGTCTGATTTTTTCCGTTTCCGGTTTGCGCGGGGTCGTGAACCGTGATTTGAGCCCGGAAACAGTTGAGATGTTTGCCGGCGCTTTTGGGCGGTTTGTGGGCGGTGGCAGGTTGGCGCTGGGCAGGGATGCGAGATTCAGCAGTGAGGAACTGGCAAAGGCGGCAACGATGGGTTTAAATGTTGCCGGCAGTAGTGTGGTTGATTTGGGCGTTTGCCCGACCCCGACCGTGGTCCATTTTGTGCGGCAGCAGGGTTTACAGGGCGGGTTGGTGATTACCGCAAGCCACAATCCTGCGGAGTGGAACGGGATGAAGTTTGTCCACAGTTCCGGGCGGTTTCTTGCGCCCGAGGAGTTTGAGCTTTTTCGGGCTGAGGTGGAGAAGGTTAAAAATGGTAATGGGTCAGGAACTTTCCGCACAGTAACGCGCAGCGTGGTGGCGGATGGTGTTGCCGGTCACATTGCGGCGATTGAGGAAAGTTCTTTGTTGCAGGGGATAGATGGTAAAGGGCTGCGCATCGGGGTTGATGCGGTTGACGGTGCGGCATCGGTTGCCGCGCCCCGGCTTTTGCAACGGTTGGGCTGTACGGTGCGCGAAATTTTTTGTTCCATCGGGAGAAATCAAGGTTTTCCCCGACCACCAGAGCCCAGGGCAGAGAGTTTAAGTGCGCTTTGTGATTTGGTGCGGCAGGAGAAACTTGATGCCGGTTTTGCGTTTGACCCGGATGGTGACCGGTTTAGTTGTGTTGATGAGTTGGGTGTGCCTCTGGGCGAAGAGGCGACATTGGCGCTGGCAGCGCTTTTTGTGCTCAAGCGCCGGCACGGTCCGGTGGTGGTGAATCTGTCCACGAGCAAGATGATTGATGATATCTGCCAGCGGTTCGGGGTTGAGGTTGAGCGCACGAAGGTGGGCGAGGCGTTTGTTGTGCAGCGGATTGTGGAACGGGGTGCGGTTTTGGGTGGTGAGGGTAATGGCGGGGTGATTCTGCCCGAAATCAATTTGACCCGGGATGGGCTGGTGGCGAGCGCGCTGGTGGTGGCGCTGATGAAGACAAGCGGGAAAAAGCTTTCCGAGTTGCGGCAGGAGTTGCCCGAGTATCATATGGAAAAGGTAACGGTGCCCGGGGAAAGGTTTAGCGCCGATGATTTTGTTTCCCGGCTGGAACAACGGTTGCCTTTTACCGGTCTTGACCGTACCGAAGGGGTGCGGCTTTTCGGGAAAGACTGGTGGGTGCACATCCGCAAGAGCAACACCGAGCCGATTGTGCGGGTTGTTGCTGAAGCCCGAACCAAAAAGGAGGTTGAAAACATTTTGCAGGTTGTCACCGGTTTGGTGAA contains:
- the rsmG gene encoding 16S rRNA (guanine(527)-N(7))-methyltransferase RsmG, translating into MPVGHDPEFTEFARAAQTIGLNITPETYGQLCRYAQLIREYNQKINLVSRQDTHRIFTYHIIDSLAAHSFIPQNARCCDLGSGAGFPGIPLALIRPDTAFILIESIKKKCRFLEIAVKELNLKNCSIYCERAETVPPLNCDVILSRLTAPLEKTLHYAAPHLKPGGAIVLYKTGNWQAEIEKKKKVINRYNLQLKNPAIITLPFSEIERHFLLFIRN
- a CDS encoding HD domain-containing protein encodes the protein MKRQFVKDLKPGTLVNDVFFCARLDIKDRRDGGRFITFELRDRTGALSAIMWDNIEDGLTYIGTGGFCHIQGKAADYQGRVQVTVTGLFPVDPSQVSRGDFIAVTRFNRTELLKELKTQINAIQNPFLRKLLNAFFDDPKFTEQFTLAPAAVRVHHAYLGGLLEHTVLMCRQIDALCATYPELDKDLIRTGAILHDVGKIREYSYDLVIEHTDEGKLLGHIVLGYQMVLEKINSIPEFPEELRQMVLHMILAHHGENEYGSPKTPKFPEAFIVFFLDYLDSRLAIFRAAMEKNKGVRWTDFNDFLDTDIYIKDQPENDPCQ
- a CDS encoding PorV/PorQ family protein, producing MTAIVLALTLIAIDPGAGTTGFDFLHITPTAREAALAGATTAKPDGAFGFYYNPAATGALTGAQFTYINYPAGIHLGSAAYTQPLDNTKGVGVGIFYLNAGTMKKTNEQGEELGTFGASFTSLNLSGSYQPTGGLLIGIGIAGLYGTIDTFFSVGLVGNLGATYEPPVTGLRLGFSARNLGVQIKPFGTRDPMPLEFSLGACYEPTPGLNLNLNLSKPQGNRFNIRAGIEGWVNQFLALRAGYNSLGSDLMSGSGADPLAGFAAGIGIRYNRYQLDYTFVPMVVLGAAHRISFGFTL
- the acpP gene encoding acyl carrier protein gives rise to the protein MALIDEVKAIIAEKLPDAAGKLTPDARFQEDLGADSLDIVELVLAFEDKFGIKIPDEDSQQLTTVGKAVEYLERKLAEKKAAAE
- the fabF gene encoding beta-ketoacyl-ACP synthase II — its product is MTEKRRRVVVTGLGIVSPLGPDVPTYWQNLLAGENGISRITAFDPSDLTVQIAAEVKGFDPKARLDAKLVKRADRFTQFALWAAVEAVADARLEFDKEDKDRVGVVVGSGMGGIATWEEQHSVFLSRGPRPVSPLLIPMMIPDMASGQIAILYGLRGPNYCSVSACASGAHATGVALRHIQQGDADVMITGGVEAPITKFTVAAFANMGALSKRNDAPERASRPFDRDRDGFVVAEGGGIYILEELEHARRRGAKIYCEVVGYGATADGYHITAPDPEAKGAALAMRRALEDAGLKPEDIDYINAHGTSTPLNDAAEVKAIKDVFGEHARRLVVNSTKSMIGHGLGAAGAMEFVATVLSVKEGKVHQTRNFEQPDEGVELDFVPKAPRELKIRAAISNSFGFGGHNCCLCVKRFEEGVA
- a CDS encoding electron transfer flavoprotein subunit beta/FixA family protein; translated protein: MKIVCCIKQVPSTETKVRINPQTGFVDTNEVEWVINPYDEYALEMALRIKEKLGAGSVTAVSLGPERVKMALRTALAMGVDDAVQVSDPAFEGLDGLGIGQVLASAVARIGFNLILCGKQAIDDDMAWVPQAVAHFLNVPHVAVVPDVEIANAEAQEIVAHREVEGATEIVQVRLPCLLTIQKGKYQPRYPTLKLMMAAKKKEIPVWGANDLGLDPAKLSRRIVQLGHSLPPERKAGRVLEGELNQVVPELVRLLREEAKVI
- the coaE gene encoding dephospho-CoA kinase (Dephospho-CoA kinase (CoaE) performs the final step in coenzyme A biosynthesis.), which translates into the protein MFDRQLVLPRLVVGIGGNMGSGKSTVAEELRRYGARVIDADQIARNLLRKGSAEYKKVVAAFGKDILDKKGQIDRRALGRRAFSSKTSLKKLNAIMHPPIIKRIEDEIAKTKSGLLVVDAALLFSCGLDKQVDVSILVTAPDTLRLKRMTKLGFSAEEVAQRLEVQGSDRKYWSKADFVLENKGSIAELKRKVRALWNFFYSSRVEELRARKTGS